In Neodiprion pinetum isolate iyNeoPine1 chromosome 6, iyNeoPine1.2, whole genome shotgun sequence, one genomic interval encodes:
- the LOC124221231 gene encoding ETS-related transcription factor Elf-5-like isoform X1, whose translation MSIFDHLFFDVNCTDFKSEVSLNKDNETQRSDIEIPHLDIKLEDPNGESDDSNKENRNEDLENWRKKPVNQWDEKDTKKWLISTIIVELRESYDVCCRSEKLVMPGQELLRLSKNNFINLCGTIGSRLFEFLPKQSAPKTRHCKKSPNIRTRHWQKKKVEQWNTTDTKNWLLWISIELNIFYDNICTVAEKFSMPGNELRQLSLQDFINRDPINGEKFYESLREERNVKHNDIPFQRYRVPYSDDETSVDSTVSISDAESVSNIDLARTKVERKGRSGKHTLWVWEFLRDLLHNPKYCPEYIYWKDYSKKIFCLVKNKEIARMWGKRKKIKKKEMDYDKFSRALRYHYKKGTLESVDKERLTYRFGPAATGLETDDPNFEKARVKYQL comes from the exons ATGTCGATC TTTGATCATCTGTTTTTTGATGTAAACTGTACGGATTTTAAATCTGAAGTATCGTTAAACAAAGATAATGAAACTCAAAGAAGCGATATCGAAATTCCTCATTTGGATATTAAACTGGAAGACCCAAACGGAGAATCGGATGATA GTAACAAAGAGAACAGGAACGAGGACTTggaaaattggagaaaaaaaccGGTAAATCAATGGGATGaaaaagacacaaaaaaatgGTTAATTTCGACGATAATCGTGGAATTGAGGGAATCTTACGACGTCTGCTGCAGGAGTGAAAAACTTGTTATGCCAGGACAAGAACTTCTAAGActgtcgaaaaataattttataaatctcTGTGGAACCATCGGAAGTAGGCTTTTCGAATTCTTGCCGAAGCAAAGCGCCCCAAAGACTCGTC ATTGCAAAAAAAGTCCGAATATCCGTACCAGACATtggcagaaaaaaaaggtagaaCAGTGGAATACGACAGATACAAAAAATTGGCTTCTTTGGATATCTAtagaattaaatattttttatgacaATATTTGCACTGTTGCCGAGAAATTTTCTATGCCAGGAAATGAACTTCGGCAATTATCGCTGCAAGATTTCATCAATCGTGATCCGATTAATGGGGAAAAGTTTTACGAATCGTTACGAGAGGAACGCAACGTAAAACATAACG ATATTCCATTCCAACGATACCGAGTACCGTACTCCGACGACGAGACATCGGTCGACAGCACAGTCTCGATTTCTG ATGCAGAATCGGTGAGCAATATAGATTTGGCAAGAACAAAAGTAGAGCGAAAAGGAAGATCTGGCAA ACACACATTGTGGGTTTGGGAATTTTTACGAGACTTATTACACAACCCGAAGTATTGTCCTGAATATATATACTGGAAGGattacagcaaaaaaattttttgtttggttaaaaataaagaaatagcACGGATGTGGGGCAAACGTAAGaaaatcaagaagaaggagaTGGACTACGACAAATTTAGTCGTGCGTTAAg gTATCATTATAAAAAAGGCACTCTGGAATCCGTTGATAAGGAGCGTCTTACTTATCGATTTGGTCCCGCGGCAACGGGATTAGAAACTGACGATCCCAACTTTGAAAAGGCTAGAGTCAAATACCAGCTCTAA
- the LOC124221231 gene encoding ETS homologous factor-like isoform X2 has protein sequence MSIFDHLFFDVNCTDFKSEVSLNKDNETQRSDIEIPHLDIKLEDPNGESDDSNKENRNEDLENWRKKPVNQWDEKDTKKWLISTIIVELRESYDVCCRSEKLVMPGQELLRLSKNNFINLCGTIGSRLFEFLPKQSAPKTRRNELRQLSLQDFINRDPINGEKFYESLREERNVKHNDIPFQRYRVPYSDDETSVDSTVSISDAESVSNIDLARTKVERKGRSGKHTLWVWEFLRDLLHNPKYCPEYIYWKDYSKKIFCLVKNKEIARMWGKRKKIKKKEMDYDKFSRALRYHYKKGTLESVDKERLTYRFGPAATGLETDDPNFEKARVKYQL, from the exons ATGTCGATC TTTGATCATCTGTTTTTTGATGTAAACTGTACGGATTTTAAATCTGAAGTATCGTTAAACAAAGATAATGAAACTCAAAGAAGCGATATCGAAATTCCTCATTTGGATATTAAACTGGAAGACCCAAACGGAGAATCGGATGATA GTAACAAAGAGAACAGGAACGAGGACTTggaaaattggagaaaaaaaccGGTAAATCAATGGGATGaaaaagacacaaaaaaatgGTTAATTTCGACGATAATCGTGGAATTGAGGGAATCTTACGACGTCTGCTGCAGGAGTGAAAAACTTGTTATGCCAGGACAAGAACTTCTAAGActgtcgaaaaataattttataaatctcTGTGGAACCATCGGAAGTAGGCTTTTCGAATTCTTGCCGAAGCAAAGCGCCCCAAAGACTCGTC GAAATGAACTTCGGCAATTATCGCTGCAAGATTTCATCAATCGTGATCCGATTAATGGGGAAAAGTTTTACGAATCGTTACGAGAGGAACGCAACGTAAAACATAACG ATATTCCATTCCAACGATACCGAGTACCGTACTCCGACGACGAGACATCGGTCGACAGCACAGTCTCGATTTCTG ATGCAGAATCGGTGAGCAATATAGATTTGGCAAGAACAAAAGTAGAGCGAAAAGGAAGATCTGGCAA ACACACATTGTGGGTTTGGGAATTTTTACGAGACTTATTACACAACCCGAAGTATTGTCCTGAATATATATACTGGAAGGattacagcaaaaaaattttttgtttggttaaaaataaagaaatagcACGGATGTGGGGCAAACGTAAGaaaatcaagaagaaggagaTGGACTACGACAAATTTAGTCGTGCGTTAAg gTATCATTATAAAAAAGGCACTCTGGAATCCGTTGATAAGGAGCGTCTTACTTATCGATTTGGTCCCGCGGCAACGGGATTAGAAACTGACGATCCCAACTTTGAAAAGGCTAGAGTCAAATACCAGCTCTAA
- the LOC124221231 gene encoding ETS-related transcription factor Elf-5-like isoform X3 produces MSIFDHLFFDVNCTDFKSEVSLNKDNETQRSDIEIPHLDIKLEDPNGESDDSNKENRNEDLENWRKKPVNQWDEKDTKKWLISTIIVELRESYDVCCRSEKLVMPGQELLRLSKNNFINLCGTIGSRLFEFLPKQSAPKTRHIPFQRYRVPYSDDETSVDSTVSISDAESVSNIDLARTKVERKGRSGKHTLWVWEFLRDLLHNPKYCPEYIYWKDYSKKIFCLVKNKEIARMWGKRKKIKKKEMDYDKFSRALRYHYKKGTLESVDKERLTYRFGPAATGLETDDPNFEKARVKYQL; encoded by the exons ATGTCGATC TTTGATCATCTGTTTTTTGATGTAAACTGTACGGATTTTAAATCTGAAGTATCGTTAAACAAAGATAATGAAACTCAAAGAAGCGATATCGAAATTCCTCATTTGGATATTAAACTGGAAGACCCAAACGGAGAATCGGATGATA GTAACAAAGAGAACAGGAACGAGGACTTggaaaattggagaaaaaaaccGGTAAATCAATGGGATGaaaaagacacaaaaaaatgGTTAATTTCGACGATAATCGTGGAATTGAGGGAATCTTACGACGTCTGCTGCAGGAGTGAAAAACTTGTTATGCCAGGACAAGAACTTCTAAGActgtcgaaaaataattttataaatctcTGTGGAACCATCGGAAGTAGGCTTTTCGAATTCTTGCCGAAGCAAAGCGCCCCAAAGACTCGTC ATATTCCATTCCAACGATACCGAGTACCGTACTCCGACGACGAGACATCGGTCGACAGCACAGTCTCGATTTCTG ATGCAGAATCGGTGAGCAATATAGATTTGGCAAGAACAAAAGTAGAGCGAAAAGGAAGATCTGGCAA ACACACATTGTGGGTTTGGGAATTTTTACGAGACTTATTACACAACCCGAAGTATTGTCCTGAATATATATACTGGAAGGattacagcaaaaaaattttttgtttggttaaaaataaagaaatagcACGGATGTGGGGCAAACGTAAGaaaatcaagaagaaggagaTGGACTACGACAAATTTAGTCGTGCGTTAAg gTATCATTATAAAAAAGGCACTCTGGAATCCGTTGATAAGGAGCGTCTTACTTATCGATTTGGTCCCGCGGCAACGGGATTAGAAACTGACGATCCCAACTTTGAAAAGGCTAGAGTCAAATACCAGCTCTAA
- the Art3 gene encoding protein arginine N-methyltransferase 3, with protein MTDEAPPLLDNSSFETDRISDNDSGDDWDEVNDATQNITCLFCVDVFDNFPSAIKHLESLHKFNLTAFKRKYSLDIYSYIKLINYIRANKTKPEELDSLSLKIWESDKYLAPVLQDDSWLMLDIDDFNDADIKKPTAYPVNSENGCVTLSEIHFVELQGTIQSLRAQLEHSEVAYQLAKEQIEEMKEKAQRLVLDDDLTKPTSEMCVKNKSLECDEGYFNTYSHFAIHHEMLTDKVRTESYRDALLTNSNMFNNCVILDVGCGTGILSMFAAKSGCRQVISVDQSDIIYHAMDIVRENNLANVITLKKGRLEDIDLPVDKVDAIVSEWMGYFLLFEGMLDTVIFARDNYLAQGGKLLPNRCNINIVGSGDTNRYIDLVDYWSNVYGFKMSCMKPEVVREPSIEVCHVQDLITNVCELQSFDLYEVTTECMNFTSPFSLKVKKTGSLTAIVGYFDVFFDLDNPIQFSTGPHATPTHWKQTVFSLSEPISVTEGETVNGKLICRRHVKDVRGLVVTIQLKSFSQVYYLD; from the exons ATGACTGACGAAG CTCCTCCTCTATTGGATAATTCTAGTTTTGAAACTGACAGGATAAGCGATAACGATAGCGGCGATGATTGGGATGAAGTTAACGATGCAACGCAAAATATCACCTGTCTCTTCTGTGTTGAtgtttttgacaattttccaTCGGCCATAAAACATTTAGAATCCTTGCACAAATTTAATCTTACAGCTTTCAAGAGAAAGTATTCACTggatatatattcatatattaaaCTCATAAATTATATCAGAGCTAATAAAACTAAGCCAGAAGAACTGGATTCATTGAGTCTCAAAATATGGGAAAGTGATAAATATCTGGCACCTGTTCTTCAAGATGATAGCTGGTTAATGTTGG ATATCGACGATTTTAATGATGCTGATATCAAAAAACCTACTGCCTATCCTGTGAACTCGGAAAATGGTTGCGTCACTTTGTCAGAAATTCATTTTGTCGAACTTCAGGGAACCATACAGTCTCTCAGAGCTCAACTTGAGCATAGCGAAGTTGCGTATCAACTGGCAAAAGAA cAAATCGAggaaatgaaggaaaaagcacaAAGGCTTGTATTAGATGATGACTTGACGAAGCCCACCAGTGAAATGTGTGTCAAAAATAAAAGCTTGGAATGCGATGAAGGATACTTTAATACGTATAGTCATTTCGCGATTCATCATGAAATGCTTACG gacaAAGTTCGTACCGAAAGCTACCGTGATGCGCTGCTGACCAATTCAAACATGTTTAATAATTGTGTCATTTTGGATGTTGGTTGTGGAACTGGCATTCTCTCTATGTTTGCAGCAAAATCAGGCTGCCGGCAAGTTATTAGCGTTGATCAATCAGACATTATATACCATGCAATGGACATTGTGAG AGAAAATAATCTCGCCAATGTTATAACATTGAAGAAGGGTCGATTAGAAGATATCGATCTTCCTGTAGATAAGGTCGATGCCATAGTGTCTGAATGGATGggatattttttactattcGAAGGAATGTTGGACACAGTTATTTTTGCAAGGGATAATTACCTCGCACAGGGTGGTAAACTTTTGCCAAATCGGTGCAACATCAATATCGTTGGTAGTGGGGATACTA ACCGCTATATTGACCTAGTGGATTATTGGTCCAATGTTTACGGATTTAAAATGAGTTGTATGAAGCCAGAAGTGGTGAGAGAACCGAGCATAGAAGTTTGCCATGTGCAAGATCTGATCACAAATGTTTGCGAGCTCCAATCGTTTGATCTTTATGAAGTAACAACAGAATGTATGAATTTTACATCACCGTTCAGCCTTAAGGTCAAAAAAACTGGATCTTTGACCGCCATTGTCGGATATTTTGACGTGTTTTTTGATTTGGATAATCCTATACAATTCAGTACCGGCCCTCACGCAACTCCCACACATTGGAAGCAAACTGTGTTCTCCTTAAGCGAGCCGATAAGCGTTACAGAAG GAGAGACAGTAAACGGAAAATTAATATGCCGAAGGCACGTCAAAGATGTGAGAGGTCTTGTTGTGACAATCCAGCTAAAGAGTTTTAGTCAAGTGTATTATTTGGACTAA